A single Corvus hawaiiensis isolate bCorHaw1 chromosome 24, bCorHaw1.pri.cur, whole genome shotgun sequence DNA region contains:
- the ETNK2 gene encoding ethanolamine kinase 2 isoform X1 — MADAVLVRVYGRKTELLVDRETELRNFQVLRAHGCAPDLYCAFQNGLCYQFLPGIALGPDHVRDPHIFRLVAREMARVHAIHANGSLPRPILWQKLHKYLTLVKTELSPKVSDPSLPQDVPSLEALEQELAWMKETLSQLGSPVVLCHNDLLCKNIIYDRTREHVRFIDYEYTGYNYQAFDIGNHFNEFAGVKEVDYGLYPSKETQLQWLRSYLQAYKELTRGHPGDTQVSEEELETLYVQVNKFSLASHFLWACWGLIQDKYSTIDFNFLRYAKLRFKEYFKMKPVVTALQVPK; from the exons ATGGCGGACGCGGTGCTGGTGCGTGTGTACGGCAGGAAGACGGAGCTGCTGGTGGACAGGGAGACGGAGCTGAGGAATTTCCAGGTGCTGCGCGCCCACGGCTGCGCCCCCGACCTCTACTGCGCCTTTCAGAACGGGCTCTGCTACCAGTTCCTGCCAGGAATCGCGCTGGGGCCTGACCACGTGCGGGACCCCCACATCTTCAG GCTGGTGGCCCGGGAGATGGCCCGAGTCCACGCCATCCACGCCAACGGGAGCCTCCCCAGGCCCATCCTGTGGCAGAAGCTGCACAAATACCTCACCCTGGTGAAGACGGAGCTCAGCCCAAAGGTATCCGACCCCAG CCTCCCGCAGGACGTGCCCAGCCTGGAGgcgctggagcaggagctggcctGGATGAAGGAGACGCTGTCGCAGCTGGGGTCCCCCGTGGTGCTGTGCCACAACGACCTCCTGTGCAAGAACATCATCTACGACAGGACACGAG AGCACGTTCGCTTCATCGACTACGAGTACACGGGGTACAACTACCAGGCCTTCGACATTGGGAACCACTTCAATGAGTTTGCAG GCGTGAAGGAGGTGGATTACGGCCTCTACCCCAGCAAGGAGACGCAGCTGCAGTGGCTGCGCTCCTACCTGCAGGCCTACAAGGAGCTCACCCGGGGGCACCCAGGGGACACCCAGGTGTccgaggaggagctggaaactCTCTACGTGCAAGTGAACAAGTTTTCCTTG GCCTCCCATTTCCTCTGGGCATGCTGGGGCCTGATCCAGGACAAATACTCCACCATAGACTTTAATTTCTTACG ATATGCAAAGTTAAGGTTTAAAGAGTACTTCAAGATGAAGCCGGTGGTCACAGCCCTGCAGGTCCCCAAATAG
- the ETNK2 gene encoding ethanolamine kinase 2 isoform X2 produces MAAPPARCPDCPGPERGGGGGTPAVPHLGTAVDEGDVLPGALRIVRQLRPAWEPATVKTKLFTDGITNKLVACYRDEGMADAVLVRVYGRKTELLVDRETELRNFQVLRAHGCAPDLYCAFQNGLCYQFLPGIALGPDHVRDPHIFRLVAREMARVHAIHANGSLPRPILWQKLHKYLTLVKTELSPKPPAGRAQPGGAGAGAGLDEGDAVAAGVPRGAVPQRPPVQEHHLRQDTRARSLHRLRVHGVQLPGLRHWEPLQ; encoded by the exons ATGGCCGCACCGCCCgcccgctgccccgactgcccggggccggagcgggggggcggcggcgggaccCCCGCCGTGCCACACCTCGGCACTGCGGTGGACGAGGGGGACGTGCTGCCCGGGGCGCTGCGGATCGTGCGGCAGCTGAGACCCGCCTGGGAGCCGGCCACGGTGAAAACCAAG CTCTTCACCGATGGCATCACCAACAAGCTGGTGGCCTGCTACAGGGACGAGGGCATGGCGGACGCGGTGCTGGTGCGTGTGTACGGCAGGAAGACGGAGCTGCTGGTGGACAGGGAGACGGAGCTGAGGAATTTCCAGGTGCTGCGCGCCCACGGCTGCGCCCCCGACCTCTACTGCGCCTTTCAGAACGGGCTCTGCTACCAGTTCCTGCCAGGAATCGCGCTGGGGCCTGACCACGTGCGGGACCCCCACATCTTCAG GCTGGTGGCCCGGGAGATGGCCCGAGTCCACGCCATCCACGCCAACGGGAGCCTCCCCAGGCCCATCCTGTGGCAGAAGCTGCACAAATACCTCACCCTGGTGAAGACGGAGCTCAGCCCAAAG CCTCCCGCAGGACGTGCCCAGCCTGGAGgcgctggagcaggagctggcctGGATGAAGGAGACGCTGTCGCAGCTGGGGTCCCCCGTGGTGCTGTGCCACAACGACCTCCTGTGCAAGAACATCATCTACGACAGGACACGAG AGCACGTTCGCTTCATCGACTACGAGTACACGGGGTACAACTACCAGGCCTTCGACATTGGGAACCACTTCAATGA